Proteins from one Camelina sativa cultivar DH55 chromosome 8, Cs, whole genome shotgun sequence genomic window:
- the LOC104706373 gene encoding blue copper protein-like, with product MAGVFKTVTFLVLAFVAVTVFAETEDHDVGGDTEWTRPMDLDFYTTWAAGKTFHVGDELEFDFAPERHDVAVVTKDAYENCDKEKPISVMTVPPVKIRLNTTGPQYFICTIGDHCRFGQKLSINVVAAGATGGGATPAPGARGGASPAPGATPGAGGATTPPTAGGTTTPSGSSGTTTTPAAGNAAASSLGGATFLVAFVSAVVALF from the exons atggccGGAGTTTTCAAAACGGTTAcgtttttggttttggcttttgttGCCGTTACTGTCTTCGCTGAGACGGAGGACCACGATGTTGGTGGTGATACCGAGTGGACGAGACCTATGGACCTCGACTTCTATACTACCTGGGCGGCCGGTAAAACTTTCCATGTAGGCGACGAGCTCG AATTTGATTTCGCTCCTGAAAGGCACGATGTGGCAGTTGTAACAAAAGATGCATATGAAAACTGCGACAAAGAGAAACCAATCAGCGTCATGACCGTACCTCCGGTCAAAATCAGGCTAAACACCACTGGACCACAATACTTTATCTGCACCATCGGTGACCATTGCCGCTTTGGTCAAAAACTCTCCATCAACGTAGTTGCTGCTGGTGCTACAGGAGGAGGTGCTACTCCAGCTCCAGGTGCTCGTGGCGGTGCTTCCCCTGCACCCGGGGCAACCCCAGGTGCCGGAGGAGCCACCACTCCCCCCACTGCTGGCGGGACCACAACACCTTCCGGCTCTAGCGGAACCACCACTACTCCAGCTGCTGGAAATGCCGCCGCTTCTTCTTTAGGAGGTGCTACTTTCTTGGTCGCTTTTGTTTCCGCTGTTGTTGCTCTCTTTTGA
- the LOC104706371 gene encoding zinc finger CCHC domain-containing protein 9 — MCSIHAGFQVSQPQWSRKKSTRSLLLLNPISKFAFFPRAVSSSDNTDGSVSSSRQNSRQMGYDPSEELFGVDFKPRIISGDSREPRSWFGPNGQYIRELPCPTCRGRGYTSCSNCGIERPRLDCPQCKGKGIMTCLRCLGDCVIWEESIDERPWEKARSSSPFRVKEDDEVDNLEIKFSKRRKSKRIYQSPTPEVGQKISRSLKSLNAKTGLFSKRMKIIHRDPVLHAQRVAAIKKAKGTPAARKHASESMKSFFSNPENREQRSLSMKGIKFYCKNCGQEGHRSHYCPELGTDADKRIRCRLCGDKGHNRRTCPKSKPKVTKGISTRYHKCGICGESGHNSRTCRKLTRVKLSGRVGDSEEDGVVKVRGGYDCGFCKKKGHNVRTCPSKQVSDSDSCIEQAGS, encoded by the exons ATGTGCTCGATTCATGCTGGATTTCAGGTTTCTCAGCCACAATGGAGCAGAAAGAAGAGCACCCGATCTCTATTACTACTCAATCCCATCTCAAAATTCGCCTTCTTTCCTCGCGCGGTTTCTTCTTCGGACAACACAGATGGTTCAGTTTCATCTTCCAGACAAAACAGT CGACAGATGGGTTATGATCCTTCAGAGGAACTGTTTGGTGTTGATTTCAAACCCAG GATCATATCTGGTGATTCGCGCGAACCAAGGTCATGGTTTGGTCCAAACGGTCAGTACATTCGAGAGCTTCCATGTCCAACTTGTAGAGGAAGAGGTTATACTTCATGCTCAAATTGCGGAATCGAGAGGCCGAGATTGGACTGCCCTCAATGCAAAGGAAAG GGCATAATGACTTGTCTCAGATGTTTGGGAGATTGTGTCATATGGGAAGAATCAATCGATGAACGACCTTGGGAGAAAGCTAGATCCAG TTCTCCATTTAGAGTAAAGGAGGATGATGAGGTTGATAATCTAGAGATAAAGTTCAGTAAAAGGAGAAAATCGAAGCGGATTTACCAGTCACCGACTCCTGAAGTTGGACAAAAGATCAGCCGATCTCTTAAA AGTCTCAATGCCAAGACTGGACTTTTTAGTAAGCGAATGAAGATTATACATCGTGATCCTGTCCTTCATGCTCAAAGGGTAGCTGCAATTAAG AAAGCTAAAGGAACACCAGCTGCTAGAAAGCATGCATCAGAATCTATGAAATCTTTCTTCAGTAACCCCGAAAACCGAGAACAGAGAAGCTTATCCATGAAAG GAATTAAATTTTACTGCAAGAACTGCGGACAGGAAGGCCATAGAAGCCATTACTGTCCAGAACTGGGCACTGATGCGGACAAAAGAATTAGATGTAGGCTTTGCGGTGATAAAGGTCATAACCGAAGAACCTGTCCTAAGTCGAAACCAAAGGTCACTAAAGGCATTTCCACAAGGTATCACAAATGTGGAATATGCGGTGAGAGCGGTCACAACAGCAGAACATGCCGAAAACTGACCAGAGTGAAACTCAGTGGCCGTGTTGGCGATTCTGAGGAAGATGGTGTTGTTAAAGTCAGAGGAGGGTATGATTGTGGGTTCTGCAAGAAAAAGGGACATAATGTAAGAACCTGTCCAAGCAAACAAGTTTCAGACAGTGATTCTTGTATAGAGCAAGCAGGTTCTTGA